The following coding sequences are from one Strigops habroptila isolate Jane chromosome 18, bStrHab1.2.pri, whole genome shotgun sequence window:
- the KCNA2 gene encoding potassium voltage-gated channel subfamily A member 2: MTVATGDPADEAAALPGHPQDTYNPETDHECCERVVINISGLRFETQLKTLAQFPETLLGDPKKRMRYFDPLRNEYFFDRNRPSFDAILYYYQSGGRLRRPVNVPLDIFSEEIRFYELGEEAMEMFREDEGYIKEEERPLPENEFQRQVWLLFEYPESSGPARIIAIVSVMVILISIVSFCLETLPIFRDENEDMHGSGLSHPPYSNSSMGYQQSTSFTDPFFIVETLCIIWFSFEFLVRFFACPSKAGFFTNIMNIIDIVAIIPYFITLGTEMAEKPEDGQQGQQAMSLAILRVIRLVRVFRIFKLSRHSKGLQILGQTLKASMRELGLLIFFLFIGVILFSSAVYFAEADESESQFPSIPDAFWWAVVSMTTVGYGDMVPTTIGGKIVGSLCAIAGVLTIALPVPVIVSNFNYFYHRETEGEEQAQYLQVTSCPKIPSSPDLKKSRSASTISKSDYMEIQEGVNNSNEDFREENLKTANCTLANTNYVNITKMLTDV, encoded by the coding sequence ATGACAGTTGCTACTGGAGATCCTGCAGATgaagctgcagctcttcccGGTCACCCGCAGGACACATATAACCCTGAGACCGACCATGAATGCTGCGAGAGGGTGGTCATTAATATCTCGGGGCTGCGCTTTGAGACACAGCTCAAGACATTAGCCCAGTTTCCAGAGACCTTACTAGGGGATCCTAAAAAGAGAATGAGATATTTCGACCCGCTCCGGAATGAGTATTTCTTTGACCGGAACAGACCCAGCTTCGATGCCATCTTGTACTATTACCAGTCTGGTGGGAGGTTGCGGAGGCCAGTTAACGTGCCCTTAGATATCTTCTCAGAAGAGATTCGTTTCTATGAACTGGGGGAAGAAGCAATGGAGATGTTTCGGGAGGATGAAGGTTACatcaaagaagaggaaagaccATTGCCTGAGAATGAGTTTCAGAGACAAGTGTGGTTGCTCTTTGAGTACCCTGAGAGCTCAGGCCCTGCCAGGATTATAGCTATTGTCTCCGTCATGGTGATTTTAATCTCCATCGTCAGCTTTTGCCTGGAAACATTGCCCATTTTTCGGGATGAGAACGAAGACATGCATGGCAGCGGGCTGAGCCATCCCCCCTACTCCAACAGCAGCATGGGGTACCAGCAGTCCACCTCTTTCACAGACCCCTTCTTCATCGTGGAGACACTTTGCATCATCTGGTTCTCGTTTGAGTTCTTGGTGAGGTTTTTCGCCTGCCCCAGCAAGGCTGGGTTTTTTACCAACATCATGAACATTATAGACATCGTAGCCATCATTCCCTATTTCATCACCTTAGGGACGGAGATGGCCGAGAAGCCGGAGGATGGTCAGCAAGGCCAGCAGGCCATGTCCTTGGCCATCCTTCGAGTCATCCGCTTGGTGCGGGTCTTCAGGATCTTCAAACTCTCCCGGCACTCCAAGGGGCTGCAGATCCTGGGGCAGACTCTCAAGGCCAGCATGCGGGAGCTGGGCCTCttgatatttttcctcttcattggCGTCATCCTCTTCTCCAGCGCCGTCTACTTTGCCGAGGCCGACGAGAGCGAGTCCCAGTTCCCAAGCATCCCCGATGCCTTCTGGTGGGCTGTGGTTTCCATGACGACTGTTGGCTACGGAGACATGGTCCCCACGACCATCGGGGGGAAAATAGTGGGTTCCTTGTGTGCCATCGCTGGCGTATTAACGATTGCCTTACCAGTGCCCGTCATAGTGTCTAACTTCAATTACTTCTACCACCGGGAGAcggagggagaggagcaggctCAATATTTGCAAGTAACCAGCTGCCCAAAGATCCCCTCTTCCCCTGAcctaaagaaaagcagaagtgccTCTACTATTAGTAAGTCTGATTATATGGAGATTCAGGAAGGCGTAAACAATAGCAATGAGGATTTTAGGGAGGAGAACTTGAAGACAGCCAATTGCACCCTAGCTAACACAAACTATGTGAATATCACCAAAATGCTAACCGATGTCTAG